In Pajaroellobacter abortibovis, the following are encoded in one genomic region:
- a CDS encoding septal ring lytic transglycosylase RlpA family protein produces the protein MFNPFREKNTPAHFINGLRWQWIAVAVICMQGCVSHRTARWGANYSQGYMEVGLASWYGPGFAGCKTANGEVFDPRALTAAHRSAPFGTWFQVRRLDTNATVAVRINDRGPYAGRDRIIDLSKAAAAKLKMIHKGVTRVELRVIRAARK, from the coding sequence ATGTTTAATCCTTTTCGTGAAAAGAACACTCCTGCTCATTTTATCAATGGTTTAAGATGGCAATGGATCGCGGTTGCGGTGATTTGTATGCAAGGTTGTGTGTCTCACCGAACTGCTCGCTGGGGTGCTAATTATTCACAGGGATATATGGAGGTGGGGCTCGCTAGTTGGTATGGGCCTGGTTTTGCTGGTTGTAAAACAGCTAATGGCGAGGTTTTTGATCCGAGAGCTCTTACGGCAGCTCACCGTTCTGCACCGTTTGGTACATGGTTTCAGGTTCGAAGACTCGACACGAATGCAACAGTAGCAGTTAGGATTAACGATCGTGGACCGTACGCGGGTCGTGACCGAATTATCGATCTTTCAAAAGCTGCGGCTGCGAAATTAAAGATGATTCATAAGGGTGTTACGCGGGTCGAATTAAGGGTAATTCGCGCAGCTAGGAAATAA